The nucleotide sequence TCGCGCACTTCCTGGAACAGGCGGGACGACATGCCGCCGCCGAGGATGTTAGTGAACACCTGCAGCGAGAACAGCGACGGATCGGCCTGCGGCACGCCTTCGAGCGCGAGCGTCAGATGGGCCTGCTCGAGATCACGATGCACCACCCGCGAGCCACCCTTGCCGAACGAAGCCGGCAGCGGCTTCGGCCCCTCGCCGCCGTTGAAGCTGGCGAAGCGCTTGGTCACGTCCTCGACCACGCGCTGGTGATCGACGGCGCCGGCCGCGGCGACCACCATGTCGGGCCCGCGATAATGCGTCGAGAGATAGCCGTGCAGCTTGTCGCGATCGAACGCCTCGAGCGTCTTGGCGGTGCCGAGCAGCGAGCGGCCCATCGGCTGGTCCGGGAAGCACAGCTCGTTGAGATGCTCGAACACGACGTCGTCAGGGGTGTCCTGCGCCGCACCGATCTCCTGCACGATGACGTTCTTCTCGCGCTCCAGCTCCTCCGGCACGAAGGACGGATTGGCGAGAATGTCGGAGAGCACGTCGAGCGCCAGCGGCACGTCGGCCTTCAGCACGCGCGCATAGTAGGCCGTGGTTTCGGTCGATGTGCCGGCGTTGAGATCGCCGCCGACCGCCTCGACCGCCTCGACGATCTCCCGAGCGCTGCGCGTCGTCGTGCCCTTGAAAGCCATGTGCTCGAGCAGATGCGAGATGCCGTGCTCGTCGGGCTTCTCGTCGCGGCCGCCGACCCCGGCCCAGACGCCGAGCGCCGCCGTTTCCAGATGCGGCATCGTGTCGGTGACGACCGTCAGCCCCGTCGGCAGCTTGGTGACTTCCACGCCCATCATGCAATTCCCTGCTTGGCGGCCCGGCTGACCGAGCGGATGAATTTTTCCACCTCGGCCTGATCGTTCCGCATGATCCTTGAATCCTCGCGCTTGCTCATCAGCCCTTCCAGCCAGACCGGCAGATGCGGACGCTGTCCGCAGGCGGCCTCGACCGCGTCGGGGAATTTGGCGGGGTGCGCCGTCGCAAGAACGATGTTGGGGACGGACAGATCCGTGCCGTCGCGATCGGCCACGGCCAGCGCCACCGCCGTGTGCGGATCGACGAGATCGCCGGCCTCGCGGAAGGCGGCGCGGATCGCGGCCGCCGTCTCGGTCTCGTCGGCACGACCAGCGTCGAAATCGGCGCGGATCGCAGCCAGCATCGCATCGGGAAGCACGAAGCGGCCGGACTGCTTCAGGCCCTCCATCAGCCGCCGCACGGTGCCGGCGTCGCGGCCGCCGGCCTCGAACAACAGCCGCTCGAAATTCGAGGAGACCTGGATGTCCATCGACGGCGTGGTCGTCTCATGCACCTCGCGCACCTCGTAGATGCCGGTGGCAAGCGTACGGGCCAGGATGTCGTTGACGTTGGTGGCGACGCGCAAGGTGCGCACCGGCAGGCCCATGCGCTTGGCGACGTAGCCGGCGAAGATGTCGCCGAAATTGCCGGTGGGCACGGTGAAGTCGACCGCGCGATGCGGCGCGCCGACGGCGACCGCTGACGTGAAGTAATAGACGACCTGGGCGACGACACGGGCCCAGTTGATCGAGTTGACGCCGGACAGCGAAACGGAGTCGCGGAAGCCATGGTTGTTGAACAGGCCCTTCACGATCGCCTGGCAGTCGTCGAAATGACCTTCGATCGCCAGCGCATGCACATTCGACGCGCCCGATGTCGTCATCATGCGACGCTGCACCTCGGAGATGCGGCCATGCGGGAACAGCACGATCAGATCGGCATTGTCGCGGCCGGCAAAGGCCTCGACAGCGGCGCCGCCGGTATCGCCCGAGGTCGCGACCACGATCGTGGTGCGCTCGCCGCGCTTGGCCAGCACGTGGTCCATCAGCCGCGAGATCAGCTGCATCGCCACGTCCTTGAACGCCAGGGTCGGGCCGTGGAACAGCTCGAGCACGAACTGGTGCGGGGCGATCTGGTCGAGCGGCACCACCGCGGGATGCCGGAACGTGGCGTAGGCCTCGTTGGCCATGCGACCGAGCTCGGCATCGGAGATCTCGCCGGCGACGAAGGGTTTGATGACCTCGACCGCGACCTCCCAATAGGGCCGCCCGAAGAACGAGGCGATGGTCTCGGGCGTCAGCTGCGGCCAGGTCTCGGGCACGTACAGGCCGCCGTCACGGGCGAGCCCGGTCAGCATCACGTCGCAGAAGGTGAGCGCGGGGGCCTCCCCGCGGGTCGAAACATACCGCGTCAAACCGCTCTCCTGACCTGCGTCACCAGGCCGTAACCCGTTGATTGAACTCGAAATCGGAACCGCCTGCCGGCAGCATGGTCCGGCACCATAATGGTTTTGGGCAGGCTGCGAAACCGGTTGTTGGCGGCGAGATGGTCATGGCTGCGGGTTACGGCGGGGTTACGCGGACGGCTATCGGCCGGGCTTGGGCGATGCGAGCCCCCGCCTCCCGGTCTCGTCCCCTGGCACCCGTGTTGATGCCCAATCTCGCCTCCGCCACAGCTGTCATCGCCCGGTTCAACCGGGCGATCGAGTAGGCCGCAGCGCCTGTGATCGACCGCGCCGCCGCGGCGTACTGGATCCCCGCCTTCGCGGGGATGACGAGCGTGGTGGTCAACAGCCGGACTCCATTCGAGACTTTTCGTGGGAAACACTGCCGGTTGCTCCTTCATTCCGAGCGAAGCGAAGCAATCCAGGGTGGTGGGCGGGACTCTGGATTGCTTCCGCCTTCGCCCGATGGGCTTCGGCGGACACGTCGTCGCTGTGCTCCTCGCAATGACGCGGCGAGAGCCTAGGAGGTCACAAACAGCCCGCCCGCAGAGACGTCTCCTGCGTGTGCGCGCAGCCTCACCTTCTCGCCGCGCGATCAGCGCCCGAGCTTTGCGGAAAATTCCTCCCTCCTTGAAGCAGAGGGCGCAGGGAAGACCGGATGCCGGCCGGCACCCGCGGCCCCCGTGCGAACAAGAATGCACGGGGAAGGAACCACAGGTTCAGCCAGAGCGACCCGGCCTTCCCTGCGCGATGGCTTACGACTTATAGGCGCTCTCCTCGGTGCACCGGGCTTTCTGGCCACCGTTGCGCATGATGCTTGCGCATCAGCGCGTGACACCAGCGTCGGGGTGTCAGGACCACGCGACTTCGTCGTCCGTGCCGGCCGCACTCGTCAGCTGCAGCCTGCCCGTCCATCGCATCCCACCTCACGTCCGTGACGACGCGTACGCCCCTCGCCTTGAGGCGGGATGGGGAGATACAATCATGATTTCGGAAAAAATGAAAGAAAAAACTTGCCACCAATCGATGCGGAGGGCCGCAGCACGTTGAGCGTGCTCATGAAATAAGTTCTTCGTCGCGGCGAATTTGGCTGCTGCAAATCGCCTGCAACGCCACGCAAGACTGCCCGTCGGGCGACTCATGTGATGTGCCCGCTGCGGGTATGCTGGCCATGAAGCTAGTCGCTTGGTCTGTGCAGCGGGCTGCCGTTGCGCCCCTGGAGGACGGCCTCCAAGACCAGACGCTGCTTCGAGAGCAGGTGCGCGAACGGCATCGCAAAATCAATCTGGGGCTCGTGGAGCCGTAGGGGAGCTTGGTCGATGGCCGGCGTGTAGGGAGCGAAAACGAGAATTGCCGCCGAGTGATCGGCGAGCCGAGCGGACACCATGATGGCGTCAGTACGAGCGTCATCAATGGTCGAAATCGTATTCAGGGCGACGCTGACGAAGGATGCCTTGCCATGGTCAGCCATGAACCAGTATCGAGCCGCGCGCTCCTGGAGTTCGGCATTCTCGCCGCCGATGACGGTGACGTGCTCCTTGGTGCCGCTCCACAAGCTCAGAGTTGACGTCATGCCGCTCGGAGCGAACTGACCATTCTTCAAGAGAATGCTGCTAACTATGGCCAGATGGCGGCCCGCAAATCGGGAGAGCGCGAGCAGTGCTCTATCGGAGCGCAGCGAGAACAAGAACCTCTCCTTTACAACGCCTGACCGATCAGCACGTCGTGATGGCCATTGCGACAAAGGACACAATCTGTAGCCCCCCCGTCTTGAACCGGCCAGCGGCTCCGGCTGTCAAATATAAAGGCGTCCAGCGACTTGAAGGGCTTAGCATGATCGTCGTGACAACGGAAAACGTGACCGGCCACCGCACGGTGCAGATGCTGGGCCAGTGCTTTGGCGTGGTGGTGCGCAGCCGGGGACTTGGCGGCAATCTGGTGGCCAGCCTGCGCTCGATCGTCGGTGGCGAGATCCATGAATACACGCTGATGCTGGAGGAGGCGCGCCGCCACGCGCTCGACCGGCTCGTCCACAACGCGACGTCGATGGGCGCGAACGCCATCCTGATGATGCGCTTCGACAGCGCCGAGATCGGCCAGACCATGAGCGAGATCGTCGCCTATGGCACGGCCGCCGTCATCGAACCCGCGCCATGATCGGCCTCATGCTCTGGCTCGCGGTCATATCAGCGGTCGTGCTGGCGTGGTTCTTCTTCCGCCAGGGCGGCTACAAGCGCGATGCGCTCTCCGCGCCGCCCGGGCCGGACTGGATCAAGACCGACGAGCGCTTCGTCGACCCGACCAGCGGCGAGACGCTCGACGTGTGGTTTCAACCGCGCACCGGCGAGCGGGCGTATGTGAGAGCGGGACGGTGAGCATCGTCGCTTGTTTCTGGTAAAGGCTCTTTCACTTTGCAACGATACTCTGCGTCAGAAAGTAAACTGATCGGCGAGGTCGGAGCATCATGGCCTTCTGGAATGCACTGATACCCGATGAGCCTCCGTTCTTGGATGCGGAACGAGCTGAGGCTCGATATCAGGGGCGCATACCACCTGCCGTCAAGGTATGGCGCCTCGTTTCTCTGGGATTGATTGGCTTGATCGTGGCAATCGCCACGCCGCTCTTCCGAAACGCCGGCCCAATTCTGGCGGGGATGATCTTTGCGCTCGTCCCTTCATGGATCCTGTTCTTCTGGAACGACCTGGCTTCCACCCTCAAAGACACGAAGCAAAAAGTGTTTGAAAGAATACCGCTTGCCTCTCAACTCAGTCTGAGTGTGCAATGGGTGGCGATCTCGATCTCGGCGGCAGCACCGATCATGCTCATATGGCTCTGCGTGCTGCTCTGGAGCACACATATGGGTTAGCGAGCGAGTGAGTTGCTGGAGTCGCGGTGAGGCACGGGCACCGAACTCATCGCACCAGCGCCAAGCAAGCCGCGTCATACTCCGCTGTCGTCCCTGCGAACGCAGAGACCCATAACCACCGCCCTTCGTGAGACGATGACTGGCAGTTGCGCGCCAAACTTGGATTTCCGCGGTATGGGTCCCTGCGTTCGCAGGGACGACACCGCCCGTGTAGGCAGATCTCACACCACATTGTCATGAGGGAAGCGCGTCACCAGAGGTGAAACGCAGCCGCGCGTCGACTGGTCCGGTCGTCCATCTTCACTTGCGGGCGCTGGACGCCTAACATTCGGCGACAACGATCAGGCGCGAGTCCACTCATGATCATTCAGCGCATTGCAGCCTTCACCGACGGACCACGCGGCGGAAATCCGGCTGGTGTCGTCATTGGCGAGACGCTGCCTGAAGCAGCCGTGATGCAGGCGATGGCGGCGGAGATCGGCTACTCCGAGACGGCGTTCGCGGCGCCGATCGGCGGCACATGGCGGGTGCGCTACTTCGCGCCGCAGGCCGAGGTCGACTTCTGCGGGCACGCGACCATCGCGCTCGGTGCGGCGCTGGCACGGCACGAACGCTCGGGGACGTTTGCCCTCAAGCTCAATCATGCCGACATCACGGTCGACGGGCATCATTCGGCGAGCGAATGGAGCGCGGCGTTTCGATCGCCGCCGACGCGGACTCGCGCGCTGTCGCCGGCCGCATTGGGCGAGATCCTCGCGCTGTTCGGGCTGAAGCAGGGCGAGCTTGACGAGCGGATTCCGCCGGTCATCGCCCATGCCGGAATGGATCATCCGGTGATCGCCCTGCGCGACCATGGCCGCCTCGCGGCTATCAGCTACGATTTCGGCCGCGGCCAGGCGCTGGCGCAGCGCGAGCGCTACTGCACCTTCGCCCTCGTTCACGTCGAGACGCCGGAGCTGTTTCACGCCCGCAACCCGTTTCCCTTCGGTGGTGTCTATGAGGACCCGGCGACGGGCGCGGCCGCCGCGGCGCTCGCCGGCTATCTGCGCGAGCTGGCGTGGCCGGTCCAAGCGCAGGTCATGATCCGGCAGGGCGAGGACATGGGTGTGCCGTGCTGCCTGCAGGTCGATCTCGACGGGCCTGCGGGCGCGCCGGTGAAGGTGTCAGGCAGCGTGAGGTCGATCGAGGCGTAGCTCGCTCGAGCCGCAGACACATGCGGGTCCCCCACCCCGTCCTGCATCTCGCTTCCCTCGTGCGGGCCGTGAGGCCCTCAATCGCCGCCCAGACCTAAGCGTCCGCACCGGCCTTTGCATCGGCCTCGGCATACACCGCCTTGGCTGCGAACAAGCCGTTGAGGGCCGCGGGGAAGCCGGCATAGACCGCCATCTGCATGATCACCTCCGTGATCTCCTCGCGGCTGAGACCGACATTGAGGCCGGCGTGAATATGCACCTTCAACTGCGGGCCGGCATTGCCGAGCGCGGTCAGGGCCGCGATGGTCGCGATCTCGCGGCTGCGCAGATCGAGTCCCGGGCGCGAATAGATGTCGCCGAACGGGAATTCGATCACGTAGGTGGCGAAATCCGGCGCGATGTCGGCGAGCGCCGCGATCACGTTGTGACCGGCCTCGCCGTCAATTCTATCGAGCGCGCGCCGGCCGCGCGCCAACCGGCCCTGATCGTGGTTGGCGTCGGATTGCGCGCCGGTTGGCGCCGTGCTCGTTGTCGTGGATCGGCTCGGGATGGATTGCGTCATGGTCATCAGTCCTCTCGCTGCTGCCGGCATAGCCGGCGATCTTGCCGTCGAGAACGAGAAGGCAATCCTGCAACGTGGCGACCCGCGCCCGGACCGCCTCGCGATGCCGCTCCAACAGCCGGCGTCGTTCCGGCTCGGTGGCGGCGCCACGGGCACGCAGCTCCGCATAACGGAGCATGTCGCGGATCGGCATTCCCGTGGCCTTCATGCGGCCGAGAAATTCGATCCAGGTCAGGATCGATGCATCGTAGTCCCGCTGGCGGGCATGATCGCGATCAGCTCTGGGCAGCAGCCCGATCCGCTCGTAGTAGCGGATCGTGTGGGCCGTCAGCCCCGACTGTCTGGCCAGCTCGCCGATCTTCATGCGTGCCTCATCTCATTCACGACGCAGGGCAGGCTACGGGTTCGAGCGCGCTCTAAGTCAAGCCGCGTTTAGCCGGCGGTGTCCGGGGCATGAGCGGCGACGGCTTCATCCGTTCGCCGCGCGGCGTCCCCTCGCCCACACGGCAAAGGCTGCGATCAGCGCCGCGGCCAGCGAGAACCATGTGATGGCGTATTGCATGTGCTCGTCGCGCAGATGCGGCGACAGCGGACCGGGCTTGGGAATGCCATTCTCCGGCACCGGGTATTCGAGGTCGATGTAGAACGGTGCGACCTCGCCCCAGCCGAGCGCACGGGCCATGGCGAAGTGGTCGCGGGTGAACCACAGGCGCTTGTCGTGGTTTTCTGCGGCGGTGAGCAGGCCGGCGGCTTCGGGGAAGCGCAGATAGCCGGTGAGGGTCACGGGCTCGCCGGTGACCAGCTTGCCGACCTGGCGATCCTGGATGCTGCGCTCCTGCATGGTGTTGGCGACGAAGCCGGCGTCGATCACGACGGTCTCGCCGGAAGGCAGGCGCGCCGGCAGAAAGGCCCAGGTGCCGGGGCCGGAGACGTCCTCGCGCACGGCCGAGCCGGCGCTGTAGACCATGGCGTCGGGCAGCTTGGCGTAGGTGGCGCTGAAGCTGACGCGGCGGAATTCGTCACGCTCGGGCGTCAACATGCGCCAGTCGCTTTGCGGCGGCAGCGGCGCAGGCGCCGCGGCGACGCGATCGGTGAGTGCGGCGATCAGCGCGTGCTTGGCGGCG is from Bradyrhizobium sp. ORS 285 and encodes:
- a CDS encoding pitrilysin family protein, with the protein product MGVEVTKLPTGLTVVTDTMPHLETAALGVWAGVGGRDEKPDEHGISHLLEHMAFKGTTTRSAREIVEAVEAVGGDLNAGTSTETTAYYARVLKADVPLALDVLSDILANPSFVPEELEREKNVIVQEIGAAQDTPDDVVFEHLNELCFPDQPMGRSLLGTAKTLEAFDRDKLHGYLSTHYRGPDMVVAAAGAVDHQRVVEDVTKRFASFNGGEGPKPLPASFGKGGSRVVHRDLEQAHLTLALEGVPQADPSLFSLQVFTNILGGGMSSRLFQEVRENRGLCYSVYTFHAPYSDTGFFGLYTGTDPADAPEMMEVVVDIIGNAVESLTDAEVARAKAQMKAGLLMALESCSARAEQLARHILAYGRPQTLQEMVAKIEAVSVESTRDAARALLARSKPAVVALGTGRGLDTAVTFAEGLTGPKSKAQLH
- a CDS encoding SURF1 family protein, with product MTSTPPKTSSRAFAAFTLVMVALFIGLGVWQLQRRAAKHALIAALTDRVAAAPAPLPPQSDWRMLTPERDEFRRVSFSATYAKLPDAMVYSAGSAVREDVSGPGTWAFLPARLPSGETVVIDAGFVANTMQERSIQDRQVGKLVTGEPVTLTGYLRFPEAAGLLTAAENHDKRLWFTRDHFAMARALGWGEVAPFYIDLEYPVPENGIPKPGPLSPHLRDEHMQYAITWFSLAAALIAAFAVWARGRRAANG
- a CDS encoding heavy metal-binding domain-containing protein; the protein is MIVVTTENVTGHRTVQMLGQCFGVVVRSRGLGGNLVASLRSIVGGEIHEYTLMLEEARRHALDRLVHNATSMGANAILMMRFDSAEIGQTMSEIVAYGTAAVIEPAP
- a CDS encoding PhzF family phenazine biosynthesis protein, with the translated sequence MIIQRIAAFTDGPRGGNPAGVVIGETLPEAAVMQAMAAEIGYSETAFAAPIGGTWRVRYFAPQAEVDFCGHATIALGAALARHERSGTFALKLNHADITVDGHHSASEWSAAFRSPPTRTRALSPAALGEILALFGLKQGELDERIPPVIAHAGMDHPVIALRDHGRLAAISYDFGRGQALAQRERYCTFALVHVETPELFHARNPFPFGGVYEDPATGAAAAALAGYLRELAWPVQAQVMIRQGEDMGVPCCLQVDLDGPAGAPVKVSGSVRSIEA
- the thrC gene encoding threonine synthase: MTRYVSTRGEAPALTFCDVMLTGLARDGGLYVPETWPQLTPETIASFFGRPYWEVAVEVIKPFVAGEISDAELGRMANEAYATFRHPAVVPLDQIAPHQFVLELFHGPTLAFKDVAMQLISRLMDHVLAKRGERTTIVVATSGDTGGAAVEAFAGRDNADLIVLFPHGRISEVQRRMMTTSGASNVHALAIEGHFDDCQAIVKGLFNNHGFRDSVSLSGVNSINWARVVAQVVYYFTSAVAVGAPHRAVDFTVPTGNFGDIFAGYVAKRMGLPVRTLRVATNVNDILARTLATGIYEVREVHETTTPSMDIQVSSNFERLLFEAGGRDAGTVRRLMEGLKQSGRFVLPDAMLAAIRADFDAGRADETETAAAIRAAFREAGDLVDPHTAVALAVADRDGTDLSVPNIVLATAHPAKFPDAVEAACGQRPHLPVWLEGLMSKREDSRIMRNDQAEVEKFIRSVSRAAKQGIA
- a CDS encoding MerR family transcriptional regulator; amino-acid sequence: MKIGELARQSGLTAHTIRYYERIGLLPRADRDHARQRDYDASILTWIEFLGRMKATGMPIRDMLRYAELRARGAATEPERRRLLERHREAVRARVATLQDCLLVLDGKIAGYAGSSERTDDHDAIHPEPIHDNEHGANRRAIRRQPRSGPVGARPARAR
- a CDS encoding carboxymuconolactone decarboxylase family protein encodes the protein MTQSIPSRSTTTSTAPTGAQSDANHDQGRLARGRRALDRIDGEAGHNVIAALADIAPDFATYVIEFPFGDIYSRPGLDLRSREIATIAALTALGNAGPQLKVHIHAGLNVGLSREEITEVIMQMAVYAGFPAALNGLFAAKAVYAEADAKAGADA